A region of Myxococcus stipitatus DSM 14675 DNA encodes the following proteins:
- a CDS encoding alpha/beta fold hydrolase, translating to MKTQQEQLPDQTQTVIEWFGEQTPGEKGVIAFLPALGVGVEFYRGLAESWAKLGYRVATVELRGMKQSSVQDVKRQNFGYKEVLNVDLATLLPRIKAQAAGKPFIVAGHSLGGQFALLHASQNPGQVDGVIVLAGGSNYHGSMPSGMKFKRHMGIRLVRAIDQTLGYFPGHKVGFGGRQPLNMILDWTHEALTGRYKVVGDTADYDAALTRLQVPVLIVSLSGDPLVPRTCADFLAGKLPQARVTQVELQARDHGMKAFHHFRWVRKPEPVLEQVEQWVQGLGAPRGAVASA from the coding sequence ATGAAGACCCAACAGGAGCAGCTCCCAGACCAGACCCAGACGGTCATCGAGTGGTTTGGAGAGCAGACCCCCGGCGAGAAGGGCGTCATCGCCTTCCTGCCGGCGCTCGGCGTGGGGGTGGAGTTCTACCGGGGCCTCGCCGAGTCCTGGGCAAAGCTGGGCTATCGCGTGGCGACGGTGGAGCTGCGAGGGATGAAGCAGAGCTCCGTCCAGGACGTGAAGCGGCAGAACTTCGGCTACAAGGAAGTCCTCAACGTCGACCTCGCCACCCTGCTGCCCCGAATCAAGGCGCAGGCGGCGGGCAAGCCCTTCATCGTGGCCGGGCACAGCCTGGGCGGCCAGTTCGCGCTGCTCCACGCCAGTCAGAACCCCGGCCAGGTGGATGGTGTCATCGTCCTGGCGGGCGGCTCCAACTACCACGGCTCCATGCCCTCCGGGATGAAGTTCAAGCGCCACATGGGCATCCGCCTGGTGCGCGCCATCGACCAGACGCTGGGCTACTTCCCGGGCCACAAGGTGGGCTTTGGCGGCCGGCAGCCGCTGAACATGATTCTCGACTGGACCCATGAGGCCCTCACGGGCCGCTACAAGGTCGTCGGGGACACGGCGGACTACGACGCGGCCCTGACCCGGCTCCAGGTGCCCGTGCTGATTGTCTCCCTGTCCGGAGACCCGCTGGTGCCCAGGACGTGCGCGGACTTCCTCGCGGGCAAGCTGCCGCAGGCGAGGGTGACCCAGGTGGAACTGCAAGCCCGCGACCACGGGATGAAGGCGTTCCATCACTTCCGCTGGGTGCGCAAGCCCGAGCCTGTCCTCGAGCAGGTGGAGCAGTGGGTCCAGGGCCTGGGCGCGCCGCGAGGCGCGGTCGCCTCCGCGTAG
- a CDS encoding fatty acid desaturase family protein — protein sequence MDVVQDAKDASVAKKRPEPQKWLLCPQRDADIKALCRPNGVKHLLFASPFILTYAAAMYGQFALDNVWANVALSVLLGHCLYTLFVLHHDCMHGTGFRNDFFNRLMGRLYATTFTMTFTVNRETHMRHHSHIADPERDPDEYYFAAELKDIWLRLWRYYQWYTTIALTRYGLRVRATVVTEQVINLAIWAAIHVVLIQMGLAMKLLYIFWLPLAVVVLIINPITRGYEHAPITLYPRGDSRRRDMSKNSITVANPMLGWLCANITYHVEHHSYPRCPFYNLQKLYKIFQEEKLQYLTAPYPLYRVWKGQKMLEGMTCNAD from the coding sequence ATGGACGTCGTACAGGATGCGAAGGACGCATCCGTCGCCAAGAAGCGCCCCGAGCCCCAGAAGTGGCTGCTCTGTCCGCAGCGGGACGCGGACATCAAGGCGCTGTGCCGCCCCAATGGCGTCAAGCACCTGCTCTTCGCCAGCCCCTTCATCCTGACCTACGCCGCCGCCATGTATGGGCAGTTCGCGCTGGACAACGTCTGGGCGAACGTCGCCCTGTCGGTGCTCCTGGGCCACTGTCTCTACACGCTGTTCGTGCTGCACCACGACTGCATGCACGGCACGGGGTTCCGCAACGACTTCTTCAACCGGCTGATGGGGCGGCTGTACGCCACCACCTTCACCATGACCTTCACGGTGAACCGCGAGACACACATGCGGCACCACTCCCACATCGCGGACCCGGAGCGGGACCCGGACGAGTACTACTTCGCCGCGGAGCTGAAGGACATCTGGTTGCGGCTGTGGCGCTACTACCAGTGGTACACGACCATCGCCCTCACGCGCTATGGCCTGCGGGTGCGCGCCACCGTGGTGACGGAGCAGGTCATCAACCTGGCCATCTGGGCCGCCATCCATGTGGTGCTCATCCAGATGGGCCTGGCCATGAAGCTGCTCTACATCTTCTGGCTGCCCTTGGCCGTGGTGGTGCTCATCATCAATCCCATCACCCGAGGCTACGAGCACGCCCCCATCACCCTCTATCCCCGCGGAGACTCACGCCGCCGGGACATGAGCAAGAACAGCATCACCGTGGCCAACCCCATGCTGGGCTGGCTGTGCGCGAACATCACCTACCACGTGGAGCACCACTCCTACCCGCGCTGCCCCTTCTACAATCTCCAAAAGCTCTACAAAATCTTCCAGGAGGAGAAGTTGCAGTACCTCACGGCGCCCTATCCGCTCTACCGTGTCTGGAAAGGCCAGAAGATGCTGGAGGGAATGACGTGCAATGCGGACTGA
- a CDS encoding SDR family NAD(P)-dependent oxidoreductase, with protein sequence MRPVRISSKLLVRDTDPLVSEHRVQDIHILPGVSMLDATYKVLAAARIDTDALVLRDILFHEPVVTNAEMDRKLTVTVEHQGEHGRVTVTSVPWKGDQPLSDKVTSHMTCVYRNAGPMDLPPLPSDLHRFLGEPVDLDACYSVTRHIGIFHESFMKCLGEVAPLLPGGFVGTVSLGERAAARAADFMLHPVFLDCSTIVPLFHLRERLDEAALFIPFAIDEFRARSLKGHRQVRVLVERPDADIAGREVLSHSFSLYGMDGQPLVRVGKFGVKRVRSLESIRRLLARAGAVPSPVLQLVPAAPRAEAPTSAPAEPQGDSLVSLIASLVTRHGQVEWSDADVDKSFFDLGLDSVALLEISEAMEKELKVQLYPTLLFERSTATALAGYLREKYPHLAGTGETAPAPQRAEPAAPVAAQLSATTPQVWVPRWLPVNEGERARAGQTLALVGDTQDSGLSAKLAEHLGTRLCFNAASEGGTQAVASFIAALEQGLRCDEVWLVGLGHAAAIALVRALVASGRLQSPLVLKALSVRGFSIHREAPAEEASHGLWGLLQSLSREYPAVRVSQVDVEREDLERGELQCVDQVGSRPRELRALRAGRLYERRLLSTRPTASAPVPLRQDGVYFIVGGAGGVGMEFLRHLRRTYNARVAVSGRRALTDDLRRQLSEEGVYGEQVLYVQAAVEDASAMAEALQQVRARWGALHGVVHSAMVLEDKRLVDLDEAAFARVLAPKVAGTQALARATEGLELDFLLFFSSIQSFVGNVSQGNYATASTFLDGYASALRARRSHRVVVINWGYWSEVGAVANDIYRTLLARQGIHGLRAAEAFATLEQVLAAGWDQAAILAAEDTVLEELGASWEWELGRSAQPSAVEPPPRALTTEVTAEFRPAFAQMQQAMDALLPLARRRVAQVLRELGLLGDRALLVDEAVRAGSLAREHARLAQALLKLPGLAEAEGLGAQPFNEAATALAQAHPPLRHMLPLLQACLDAYPLILAGKRPAAHVVFPGGSVELVRSVYGESELSRFYNQAVSKAVLGLAASRGERPLRILEVGAGTGSTTVEILRALAGAGMPCEYRYTDVWDKLLAEAKSRLGPQHPSLRFSLLDVNTAPQAQGLDEEFDVVVATNVLHATRDLHTTLRHVKKLLRPGGALVLNESVDVQEFSTCTFGLLPGWWGAVDAHERLPDSPLVSSAGWTALMKDEGFEVASPLIPADPTLPSLGSQQVFVAWSDGEVKVASARRPARQEEAHRRQLPRALEGHLRPLDLHTTAGGALPRSRQLALYQDTRDNLWLFFDNPPANVLTDELLGDLCTTFQRLSELAPEVIHKRIVYLAHFGEYFSIGGDRNEILRRLAMGEKEALRGFADKARTMLRLLATMDALVVAVVNGTAQGGGLETLFATDLQLVRQGVKVGLPEIKSGLIPGMGGLSYLKGLAGMTVTKRLVLSGELLTAQEAQQLGLITHVVEDPFTSALELPQTLQQLDTALYMKRVLGEDTAERLTADIDEWLTYTLGRTELIDAQRILDSQLILNSRAATAQANGRTHAEGNRR encoded by the coding sequence ATGAGGCCGGTACGAATCAGCAGCAAGCTGTTGGTGCGCGACACCGACCCCTTGGTCTCCGAGCACCGGGTGCAGGACATCCACATCCTCCCCGGGGTGTCCATGCTCGACGCCACCTACAAGGTGCTGGCGGCGGCGCGCATCGACACCGACGCGCTGGTCCTGCGCGACATCCTCTTCCACGAGCCGGTGGTCACCAACGCGGAGATGGACCGCAAGCTCACCGTGACGGTGGAGCACCAAGGAGAGCACGGGCGCGTCACCGTCACCAGCGTCCCCTGGAAGGGCGACCAGCCCCTGTCCGACAAGGTGACGTCCCACATGACGTGCGTCTACCGGAACGCGGGCCCCATGGACCTGCCGCCGCTGCCGTCGGACCTGCACCGCTTCCTGGGTGAGCCCGTCGACCTGGACGCCTGCTACTCCGTCACGCGCCACATCGGCATCTTCCACGAGAGCTTCATGAAGTGCCTGGGAGAGGTGGCGCCGCTGCTCCCGGGTGGCTTCGTGGGCACGGTGTCGCTGGGAGAGCGGGCCGCCGCGCGCGCCGCGGACTTCATGCTGCACCCCGTCTTCCTCGACTGCTCCACCATCGTCCCGCTGTTCCACCTGCGCGAGCGGCTCGACGAGGCCGCGCTCTTCATCCCCTTCGCCATCGATGAGTTCCGCGCCCGCTCGCTCAAGGGACACCGTCAGGTGCGCGTGCTCGTGGAGCGCCCCGACGCCGACATCGCCGGGCGGGAGGTGCTCTCGCACTCCTTCTCCCTCTACGGCATGGATGGCCAGCCGCTGGTGCGCGTGGGCAAGTTCGGCGTCAAGCGCGTGCGCTCGCTCGAGAGCATCCGGCGGCTGCTCGCCCGCGCGGGCGCGGTCCCCTCGCCGGTCCTCCAATTGGTGCCCGCCGCGCCTCGCGCCGAGGCCCCCACCAGCGCGCCCGCCGAGCCCCAGGGCGACTCGCTCGTGTCGCTCATCGCCTCGCTGGTGACGCGCCATGGACAGGTGGAGTGGTCCGACGCGGACGTGGACAAGTCCTTCTTCGACCTGGGCCTGGACTCCGTGGCGCTGCTGGAGATCTCCGAGGCCATGGAGAAGGAGCTGAAGGTCCAGCTCTACCCCACGCTGCTCTTCGAGCGCTCCACCGCCACGGCGCTCGCGGGCTACCTGCGTGAGAAGTACCCGCACCTGGCCGGGACGGGTGAGACGGCGCCCGCGCCTCAGCGCGCCGAGCCCGCAGCCCCCGTCGCCGCGCAGCTCTCCGCGACCACGCCCCAGGTCTGGGTGCCCCGCTGGCTGCCCGTGAACGAGGGCGAGCGAGCGCGCGCGGGGCAGACCCTTGCGCTGGTGGGTGACACCCAGGACAGCGGCCTGTCCGCGAAGCTGGCGGAGCACCTGGGCACCCGCCTCTGCTTCAACGCGGCCTCCGAGGGAGGCACGCAGGCCGTGGCGAGCTTCATCGCCGCGCTCGAGCAGGGGCTGCGCTGTGATGAGGTCTGGCTGGTGGGGTTGGGACACGCCGCGGCGATTGCCCTGGTCCGCGCGCTGGTGGCGAGTGGCCGACTCCAGTCGCCGCTGGTGCTCAAGGCCCTGAGCGTCCGTGGCTTCTCCATCCACCGGGAGGCCCCCGCCGAGGAGGCGAGCCACGGCCTGTGGGGACTGCTCCAGTCCCTCTCGCGCGAGTACCCGGCGGTGCGCGTGTCCCAGGTGGACGTGGAGCGCGAGGACCTGGAGCGCGGAGAGCTCCAGTGCGTGGATCAGGTGGGCTCACGGCCGAGGGAGCTGCGCGCGCTGCGCGCGGGGAGGCTGTACGAGCGGCGCCTGTTGAGCACGCGGCCCACCGCGTCCGCGCCGGTGCCCCTGCGCCAGGACGGGGTGTACTTCATCGTCGGCGGAGCGGGCGGCGTGGGCATGGAGTTCCTGCGCCACCTGCGGCGCACCTACAACGCGCGCGTCGCCGTATCGGGGCGTCGCGCGCTCACGGATGACTTGCGCCGCCAGCTCTCCGAGGAGGGCGTGTACGGCGAGCAGGTCCTCTACGTGCAGGCCGCCGTGGAGGACGCGTCCGCCATGGCGGAGGCGCTCCAGCAGGTGCGCGCGCGGTGGGGCGCGCTGCATGGCGTGGTGCACTCGGCCATGGTGCTCGAGGACAAGCGCTTGGTGGACCTCGACGAGGCGGCCTTCGCGCGAGTGCTGGCGCCCAAGGTGGCCGGCACCCAGGCGCTGGCGCGCGCCACCGAGGGGCTCGAGCTGGACTTCCTGCTGTTCTTCTCGTCCATCCAGTCCTTCGTCGGCAACGTCTCGCAGGGCAACTACGCCACCGCCAGCACCTTCCTGGACGGCTACGCCTCCGCGTTGAGGGCCCGGCGGAGCCACCGCGTGGTGGTCATCAACTGGGGCTACTGGAGCGAAGTGGGCGCGGTGGCCAACGACATCTACCGCACGCTCCTCGCGCGCCAGGGCATCCACGGCCTGCGCGCGGCGGAGGCCTTCGCCACGCTGGAGCAGGTGCTCGCGGCCGGCTGGGACCAGGCCGCCATCCTCGCCGCCGAGGACACGGTGCTGGAGGAGCTGGGCGCGAGCTGGGAGTGGGAGCTGGGCCGGAGCGCCCAGCCGAGCGCGGTGGAGCCCCCTCCGCGAGCCCTCACCACCGAGGTCACCGCCGAGTTCCGTCCCGCGTTCGCCCAGATGCAGCAGGCCATGGACGCGCTGCTGCCCCTGGCCCGCCGCCGCGTCGCGCAGGTGCTGCGCGAGCTGGGGCTGCTGGGAGACCGGGCCCTCCTGGTGGACGAAGCGGTCCGCGCGGGAAGCCTCGCACGCGAACACGCGCGGCTGGCGCAGGCCCTGCTGAAGCTGCCCGGCCTGGCGGAGGCCGAGGGGCTGGGCGCACAGCCCTTCAACGAAGCCGCCACCGCGCTGGCCCAGGCGCACCCGCCCCTGCGGCACATGCTGCCGCTGTTGCAGGCGTGCCTCGATGCCTACCCGCTCATCCTCGCCGGCAAGCGGCCCGCGGCCCACGTGGTCTTCCCCGGGGGCAGCGTGGAGCTGGTGCGCTCCGTGTACGGCGAGAGCGAGCTGTCGCGCTTCTACAACCAGGCGGTGTCCAAGGCCGTGCTGGGACTCGCGGCGTCGCGAGGCGAGCGCCCCTTGCGCATCCTCGAGGTGGGCGCGGGGACGGGCTCCACCACGGTGGAGATTCTCCGAGCGCTCGCGGGCGCGGGCATGCCGTGCGAGTACCGCTACACGGACGTCTGGGACAAGCTCCTGGCCGAGGCCAAGAGCCGGCTGGGGCCCCAGCATCCGTCGCTGCGCTTCAGCCTGCTGGACGTCAACACGGCGCCCCAGGCCCAGGGCCTGGACGAGGAGTTCGACGTGGTGGTGGCCACCAACGTCCTCCACGCCACGCGCGACTTGCACACCACCCTGCGGCACGTGAAGAAGCTGCTGCGGCCCGGAGGCGCGCTGGTGCTCAACGAGAGCGTCGACGTGCAGGAGTTCTCGACCTGCACCTTCGGTCTGCTCCCGGGCTGGTGGGGCGCGGTGGATGCGCATGAGCGGCTCCCGGACTCGCCGCTGGTCTCCAGCGCGGGGTGGACAGCGCTCATGAAGGACGAGGGCTTCGAGGTGGCCTCGCCCCTCATCCCCGCGGACCCGACGCTGCCCTCCCTGGGAAGCCAGCAGGTCTTCGTGGCGTGGAGCGACGGCGAGGTGAAGGTGGCCTCCGCGCGCCGTCCGGCGAGGCAGGAGGAGGCCCACCGGCGCCAGCTCCCACGCGCCCTGGAAGGACACCTGCGCCCGCTGGACCTCCACACCACGGCGGGCGGGGCCCTGCCGCGCTCACGCCAGCTCGCGCTCTACCAGGACACGCGCGACAACCTCTGGCTCTTCTTCGACAACCCGCCCGCCAACGTCCTCACCGACGAGCTGCTGGGCGACCTGTGCACCACCTTCCAACGGCTGAGCGAGCTGGCGCCGGAGGTGATTCACAAGCGCATCGTCTACCTGGCGCACTTCGGCGAGTACTTCTCCATTGGCGGAGACCGCAACGAAATCCTCCGCCGGTTGGCGATGGGGGAGAAGGAAGCGTTGAGGGGCTTCGCCGACAAGGCCCGGACGATGCTGCGCCTGCTGGCGACGATGGACGCGCTGGTGGTGGCGGTGGTCAACGGCACCGCGCAAGGCGGCGGCCTGGAGACCCTGTTCGCCACGGACCTCCAGTTGGTGCGCCAGGGCGTGAAGGTGGGCCTGCCTGAAATCAAGTCCGGGCTCATCCCCGGCATGGGTGGCCTCTCCTATCTCAAGGGACTGGCGGGCATGACGGTCACCAAGCGACTGGTGCTGAGCGGAGAGCTGCTCACCGCCCAGGAGGCGCAGCAATTGGGACTCATCACCCACGTGGTGGAAGACCCCTTCACCAGCGCGCTGGAGCTGCCCCAGACGCTGCAGCAGTTGGACACCGCCCTCTACATGAAGCGAGTGCTCGGCGAGGACACCGCGGAGCGACTCACGGCGGATATCGACGAGTGGCTCACCTACACCCTCGGACGCACCGAGCTGATTGACGCGCAGCGCATCCTCGACTCGCAGCTCATCCTCAACAGCCGGGCAGCGACCGCGCAAGCCAATGGGAGGACCCATGCTGAAGGAAACCGTCGTTGA